The Hippoglossus stenolepis isolate QCI-W04-F060 chromosome 11, HSTE1.2, whole genome shotgun sequence genome includes a window with the following:
- the prkab2 gene encoding 5'-AMP-activated protein kinase subunit beta-2 yields MGNTSDRVSGDRHGAKSHRSDSSGSHKDHEPSSKMVDSTDDPNIFNTHGPESKASGEKELTPDLDDLVKTGPQSRPTVIRWAGGGKDVYIAGSFNNWNTKIPLNKSHNDFVAILDLPEGEHQYKFFVDGQWVHDPSEPVVTSQLGTINNLIQVKKSDFEVFDALQVDSLECSDTSDLSSSPPGPYGQEQYSFRPEEHFKAPPILPPHLLEVILNKDTNISCDPALLPEPNHVMLNHLYALSIKDGVMVLSATHRYKKKYVTSLLYKPI; encoded by the exons ATGGGCAACACAAGTGACAGAGTGTCTGGAGATCGCCATGGAGCCAAATCCCATCGCTCCGACAGCAGTGGCAGCCACAAAGACCATGAACCCAGCAGCAAGATGGTGGACAGCACAGACGACCCAAACATCTTCAACACCCATGGGCCTGAGTCCAAG GCATCAGGAGAGAAAGAATTGACCCCAGATCTGGATGACCTGGTGAAGACTGGTCCTCAGTCTCGACCCACTGTGATCCGATGGGCAGGGGGAGGGAAGGATGTCTACATAGCTGGTTCCTTTAATAACTGGAACACAAAGATACCGCTAAATAAGAG CCATAATGATTTTGTTGCGATCCTGGACTTGCCTGAAGGAGAACACCAGTACAAGTTTTTCGTAGATGGGCAATGGGTCCATGATCCCTCAGAG CCTGTGGTAACCAGTCAGCTCGGCACCATCAACAACCTGATCCAGGTGAAGAAGTCCGACTTTGAGGTGTTTGACGCCCTGCAGGTTGACTCTCTGGAGTGCTCAGACACATCAG ATCTGTCCAGCTCCCCTCCTGGTCCATACGGACAGGAGCAGTACAGCTTCAGACCAGAGGAGCATTTCAAAGCCCCACCGattctccctcctcacctccttgAAGTCATACTCAACAAAGACACCAATATATCT TGTGACCCCGCCCTGCTGCCTGAGCCCAACCACGTCATGCTAAATCACCTTTATGCTCTCTCAATAAAG GATGGAGTGATGGTGCTGAGTGCGACTCACAGATACAAGAAGAAATACGTCACCTCTCTGCTTTACAAGCCTATTTAA